The nucleotide window CGCAAGGCCACTGAACAGCTTAGTCCCCCGAACCGCATCCTGAGCTTCGAAGACGCGTCGCGCATGGCCgctgaggaggacaagaggaGACGCAACACGGCCGCCAGCGCACGCTTCcgcatcaagaagaagcagagggAGCAGGCCCTCGAAAAATCGGCCAAGGAGATGACGGAGAAGGTTACCATGCTGGAGGGACGCATCTCTGCCCTCGAGACGGAGAACAAGTGGCTCAAGTCGCTCGTGACGGAGAAACACGGCGACAAGCAGGACATTCTCGAGAAGTTCTTCAAGGAGTTTGCGGCCAGGGAAGCCAAGAAAGGATCGTCGTCTTCGGGTATCAAGGACAGCATCAGCGCTGCCAGCTCCGCCACCGCCGTTGACGACTCGGACAAGTCGCCCGCCAAGAGGAAGGATTGAGGTATTCTTTGGTGACAAGAATATCATAATCTGGTTTTCTTATCTGGGCTCTTCCGGTTTCGAGTCATTTCATCAGCGAGGGGTTTAACGGTGGGGGATTGGAGAGGCCCTTTTTGCTGCGGATATaccatatcatcatcatcatcattcaaaTCATCGAAGGCGTTTCATCTCGACTTATTCggtctttttttgtttttgtttcttgttttggTCTTGTCTGATTTTACGACTTGCTTTTTTCATTATACCTGGTCCATTTACCTTGGGTTTCCGGTGTTCTGGAGCTTTAAGGGAAAGCGGGAAGGGAATAAGGCAATtatttggggggtggggaagagtAGGGAGTGGGTGGGATTTCAGCTGAAAGGCTGGAGGGAAAAGAACGGAGGGGTGATTTTGTTTAGTACTGTTTGCTTTTGGTGTTTTTACGAAGCTTGCAAGCTACagatctcatcatcactttgTACCACAAGGCAGTTACAGAACACTGGTGGTCGTATGATGTCTTGTATTTCACATGGATACAAGAGTTATATGAATACTTTTACGAAGTTGATGAATGGGATGGTCGGGTAGCGCATATATAGCGACAAGAGGAATATAAATATACAAAAGTCATAACAAAATATCATGATCACATTGATTGTTGAACACTATTCTACTactctttcttttctgctgTGTTGttttcatcaccaccacgtAGAGTGGCCAAACGCAACTGGTTCCTCTTTCCCAGGACCCGAAGCGTGTTTTCCCTCTCGAACGAGGACATCTCCTGCCAGTTGGCGATGCGGGCCAGGGTGCCGTCCCTGTTGACGACCATTGGTCCGAGGGCgtcgagggagatgggggccCCGTTTACGACGACGGTGGTTGTTTTGCCTGGGGTTTCGGTCTCCTCGGTGccgggggcggggagggcgggaagtggttgttgttttgggctTGCGACATTTGCGGTGGGGTCCTCGTCCTGATGGGTagtggttgctgttgttgttattgttgttgttgatggggtttcttcttgttcttgcaCATAGGCGGGTCTaacggctgctgctgtgggtgTGGCAGCAGATGcggctggtgttgttgaaggttGATGGAATGATGGTGAGCGCCCGGGGTTGGGTGGCGTGCTTGTTGCGGATGGGGCGGGgctagtggtggtggtgctggacaTTGttctgcggtggtggtggtggtgcagtaggtggttgtgatggtggggtagCTGAGTTGAGGccgttgatgaagaagatggcaagAGTGTCCGATGGGAATGTGCTCTTCTGGGTAGTAGTAGTTGGGCGAAGAGTTGGGGGCGGAGACGCATCAGTGGGTTGGGGTGAGTGGGCAGCTCACTCTCTTCTCGGATAGGTGAGAAGGGGAGTGAGAAtgaggagggttgtgagAAGGGAAGAATGATGTGATGATTGTGATCGATCTGACAGGATGTCCCGTTGCAGATGTGTTGCTTGGTTCTCTTTTGATGCTTGGGGCGTTTTAAGGTTTGGGAATGGCTTCGGATGATTTACCGTACAGGTGAGGTTTGTCGATGGAGATATTCTTGTATGTGCTGGTGTTTTCACTGAATCATGATGCTTGATGGAGACTGGAAACGTCTAGAACAGTCCCCAATTTTACCTACGGTGTAGCTGAGGTGAGGCTAGCTGTTCACCTTGGATGTGGTCTGTGCACTATCTCTAAATGTTTGCCAAGAAAGACCCTTTGAACCCGTGAGTCTAACAAAAATGGCGACATCAACAGTGTTGGTTGATTTTTTCAGAAAGCCCATTTAAAACTCTCACAATATATCCTGATGGCGGTATTTACAGGTGTGTGACCCGCAGCTAAGGCAGGTTACACTGCTAAATTGGAGCGATATGCGTGGTTGtccctgctgctggttgTCATCGGTGGTGCTCATGGTTCGCACAGGGACTTGATCACGCAATATGCTAGCTGGATGACTCCAGGTCTTCTTTTAATGGGCCTGGATTCTTTGCTCCTTCCCGCTTCCGACGGTAACCAGGTGTCTCTGGAAATCCAGTGGGCATCGTCGCTTCCCGAAATGCACTTCCCACTCTGACAGGCTCCTTCCTGAAAGTCTTGACCGGTTAGGTGACCGCTGAAAccttcctctttcttttATCTTCTTGATTGACCGAGACGAGACTTCGCTGGCGGCTTGCGACGCGTGATCGAGAACGTGGTGTGGCAGCCTCGCAGCACGAATCAACCCCGACATGACTTCCCCACAGCTCTGaaccaaccacagcagcatgtTGGGCAACAAGATCAGGGTCTAGCTTCGCTATGGGGTAAAAGAAAACAGGAAGAGAGCGGGACAAGCACCCGGCCTCCCTCACTCTCCCCTTGGCCAGACCACCGGCGAGTCCTGTGGCTAGGAAAAGTTTGCAGAAGCACTTCAGCTTGCCTGCAGACGAAGGATCAACGTGGGGGTAAGCGACCCTTCTTTCGTCTTGTTACACATGTCCAGCCTTTCGAGTTGGATGTACCAGTGTCTCGAAGGTATCCCGTGTCAGACGGGAACATTGCCATTGCAGAGTGCAGTGATCTGCTCCGCGGAACTGCTCACGACATCCCCCACGCACGCTTTGCTGACCTGTGCTCATCACAGGGGGTGATAGTCTAACTCGTGGTGTTGGATACCTGGAGTAACAAGCCTCGGCTCTTCACTTTGACCCACGGAACGTTAGGCCTCTGGCCAGTCACTCACCTTGTGTCTTTGATCTTGTTGGCGAGAATCTCGAAGAAAAGCCATCGCCGTTTACAGTACCCTATTCAAGAAACTACAGAGACGGTATACTTCCCCTCAAGGTTTCAGGCTCAACTCAAACAAACGTCTTCCCACCAACGCGACTACGCGAACCGATCCTAGCACACCGAGCCGACCCTCTGTATTCAATTGGCCACGTTCAGCCCACACATACATATCCTTCGACCGGTCTGAAGCCCCCACGAGACAATTTACAGTCACTATTGAATACGTTCGGCATGATGCGAGTTCAATATGCCCGAATGCCCCTCAGTCTGACCCGTTGCTTGGTTCTTGTCTGTTGGGGACCGACACGGAATGTAACGGCTCCTTCACGCGGCCCCATCGGTCGCAACGTTCCGATGATATAGTAGCAGATGTCGACAAGTCTGCATGAGTTTCGTCATTCGAAATATCCGACGGCAAGGCGCTCAGAAAGGGATAATCCAGTGACTCTACCCGATGGTATCGGCAGCTGTTCTTGATATTCAAGGGTTGACATCCACCAGTTTTAGGTTCACACAAGTCTGGTTGAGTAACGCCACTTTCATCA belongs to Podospora bellae-mahoneyi strain CBS 112042 chromosome 6, whole genome shotgun sequence and includes:
- a CDS encoding hypothetical protein (EggNog:ENOG503P6PG), which produces MRLRPQLFAQLLLPRRAHSHRTLLPSSSSTASTQLPHHHNHLLHHHHHRRTMSSTTTTSPAPSATSTPPNPGRSPSFHQPSTTPAASAATPTAAAVRPAYVQEQEETPSTTTITTTATTTHQDEDPTANVASPKQQPLPALPAPGTEETETPGKTTTVVVNGAPISLDALGPMVVNRDGTLARIANWQEMSSFERENTLRVLGKRNQLRLATLRGGDENNTAEKKE